In the Methanosphaera stadtmanae DSM 3091 genome, AATTGCATTTACAATAGTTCCACCAGTACTTATTATATCATCAATTATAATTACTGCTCTATTTTTAACAGAAATATTTTTAGTTTTTGTTTTAACTTTTTCTGGTGATAATCTTACTTTTTCTAAATAATCATGATCTGTGTTAAGTAGTGTTGCTACTTCTTTTGCAAAGTTTTCTGCTCCCTTATCTGGTGCTAATATAATAGGTTTTTTCTCAGGATAATTCTCACGTATATGTTCTGCTATTGCAGGCATTGCTGATAAATTATCTACAGGTATATCATATAAATCACATATACTTTCTTCATGTAAATTTATTGATATTAAATGTTTTACTCCCATTGTTTGAATTAATTTAGCTGTAGCTTTAGCTGATATACATTCTATTTCTTTAAATCTACGTTCTTGACGACTATATCCAAGATATGGTGATACAAGTGTTATATTTGTTACATTCATATCACTAAGAGTATCTAAAATAAAAAATAATTCCATCATATTTTCATCTTGAGGATATCCTGTAGATTGAATTATTATTACATGTTCATCTTCTGATATTTCATCTTTTATTCTAAAATATCTTTCACCATCAGGAAACTTCTTTGTTTCAACTGAACATAATTTATCATTCATTTCTCTTGCTACTTCTGTAGCTAATGCTTGTGATGCAGATCCACCAATAATCACTTAATACTACTCTCCTTATTTTATTCTAAATAATTACCATATGACTTTTATTAATATTATTCTATTAATATTCAAGTTATCTACTATTAATTTATGATTTTTATTTCTAATATATTTCATTAATTTTATCTAAAAAAAAATATTAAAAGTTAAACATTATAATACTATTTAGCACATATATAATAATTACAAAGAAAAATAAAATAAAAATAAATTAATTAATTTATATTGAAAAATACAATAGTGGAGTTAAAAAAAAATGCATGAATTATCCATGGCAAATAGTATGGTTGAAGCTATACTTGATACTGCAAAGAAAAATAATGCTATTAAAATAACTGAAGCCATTTTAGAAGTTGGAGAACTCACTATGCTTAATCCTGAACAGTTACGTTTTATGATGGATATTTTAAGAGAAGATACTATCTTCGAGGATGCTGAAATCATAATTAACATGATACCTATTGAAGTAGAATGTGAAGATTGTGGTTTTCATGGAATTAGTAAAACTGATGAAGGTATGGATCATTTAATGGCTGTAGCCACCTGTCCTGAATGTGACAACACTCATGTTCATATTCTAAAAGGACAAGAATGTAATATTAAAACTATAAAAATTGAGAGGGAAGATGAAAATGCATAATATTGCTAGTATAGAAGTTGAACAAGACATAATCCAAGCTAATGATAAATTAGCTTCTGAAAATAGAAAAAAATTTGAAGAAAAAGATATTTTTGCTGTTGATTTAGTTGGAGCTGTAGGTTCTGGTAAAACATCACTTCTTGAAACTTTAATTGATGAAATGGATGATAAAATCGGTGTTATTGCAGGAGATATACTAAGTAAATTCGATGCAAAAAGAATTGAAAATAAAAATGTACCTGTAAAAGGACTTAATACTGGAAAAGAATGTCATCTTGATGCTCATCTTGTTGAACATGCACTACCTGATATCCCATTAGATGACATTTCCATATTATTCATAGAAAATGTAGGAAACCTAATTTGTCCAGCTGACTTTAATCTTGGAGCACATGTTAGAACAGTTATTATCAGTGTAACTGAAGGTGATGATACTGCTGAGAAACATCCAATGATTTTTAAAGGAGCAGACATGGCTATTATCAACAAAGTAGATTTAGCTGAAGCTGTAGGTGCAGATGCTGATAAAATGGTTGAAGATGTTAAAACAATAAATCCTGATATACCTGTTGTTAAATGTAGTTTAAAAACTGGTGAAGGTGTAGATGAAATTATTAGTCTATACAAGAAATTCCAAAATAAAGAATAAGTTTTAAAAACTTATTTTATCTACTTTTTTTTTAAAAAAATAATAAATAGGATGCTATTGTTATGAAGATATGGATAGATATTGTAAATACACCCCATGTACGATTTTTTAATGGAATTATTAAAAAATTAAGAAAAGATGGACATGAAGTACTAATAACTGCTAGAGATTTTTCAAATATTCATGATTTACTTGATATTTTTGGATTAGAATATACATCTATTGGTGATCATGGAGTTACTCTTGAAGAAAAACTATTATCCAGTACAAAAAGAGCATACGATCTATCCAAATTTATTAGTAAAGAAGATATTGATATTGCAATTACTAAACATTCAATTGAACTTCCACGTGTAGCTTTTGGACTTGGAATTCCAAATATTTTTATTTTAGATAATGAACATGCAATTGCTGCTAATAAATTAACACTTCCATTAACAAACAAATTAATAATTCCAGAAATCTTTGATGTATGGAATACTATTAAATTTGGAATGAATCCCAACAACATTGTACAATACAATGGAACCTGTGAAATTACTCATCTTGAGGATTTTAAATACAATGAAAAGATATTAGAAACTCTTAACTTAGATTTAGATGATAATAAAAAAATTATTCTAATGAGACCTGAGCCTTCATTAGCATCATACTTACATACTGATTGTACAAAGTCTGTACTAACACCAATTGTTAATGAATTAAAAGACATTGCAAACATACTAGTTATTCCTAGATTTAAAGCACAAAGTACAATATTTAAAGATATTCCACATGTACATGTTATAAAAACACCTGTAGATACATTTAGTTTAACAAAAAGAGCAGATCTTTTAATTGGCGCTGGAGGTACTATGAATCGTGAAGCTGCACTGCTTAAAACTCCAGTAATTTCATGTTATCCTGGAAAAGTACTATCTGTAGATAAATATTACATTGAAAAAGGTTTAATGAAGCGTTCAACAGATTTAAATGAAATTATAAAGTTGGCTAAAGAATTATTAACAAAAAAATCTAAAGAAGTAGAATTAAAAACAGATAATCTTATTGATTTAATTGTTGATGAAATATATAAAACATACAAGGAATTTAATAAATAAAACATTAAAAATGGACTAGTCGGGAGTTGAACCCGAGGCCTCCGCCATGCCAAGGCGACACTCTACCAAGCTGAGCTACTAGCCCTTTAAAAAAATAATACTTAATTATTTTAATAATATGTTTTTATAATATTTATGTCTTATTATAAATTTTTTAAAAAATAGATATTATAATCACCATTAATTTAGTTTTTAACTTTTTTATAAACATACCTTTCCATTAAATGTAACTACTTATTTTTTTAATTTTACATAATTATTAATAAAACAAATGAAATAATATAAACATAGTTAAATTATAATGAAATAATTTATTATTCAAAAATTATAATAATTCAAAAAAAAATAGATTCAAAAATTGAATTTATTGGAGGATAGATGATTATATGGCATTAATAGCTACAAACCACCTTGCCTTAATAATTGAATTTGCTATATTAATGCATATTGGAATTCTTTTACTTTTAAATTTCCTACCATTAAATAGTAATGTGGTATACATGTTATCTTTGGTATTAGGTGCTGGAATAACTTTGATGTTTTTTATAGATGCAGTTTGCCTATTACTACCTATGCTCAGTCATCATGAGTTTACACACCCATATGGTCCTATAGCAATATTTGTTATAGTAACTTCGTGGGCAATGACGTATATGTTACAAGGACAAGGTGTAAGAACATCAAATTTAAAATTGTTGGTTTTACTTGAAACTATGGGTATAGCTATCTTTGGAGCAGTTGTTCATCGTGACTTCTTAATTATGTTCATTTTAGGTATTCTTATAGGATTTTTCATACTTGATAAAACCAATGGAAAAGGAAAACATGAACATTCAATATTAACACCACGAAATATGCTTCTTGTAGTTGTAGCAATGTTCTTATTATTTGGTATTATGGAAGGTTTATCTCAAGTATTACATATGGAAATTATAAGTCCATTATCAAGAATTGATCGTATGAATGCAAATCAATTTTCAAGTCTTAAATTAGTTATTGATAACACTAAC is a window encoding:
- the hypB gene encoding hydrogenase nickel incorporation protein HypB; protein product: MHNIASIEVEQDIIQANDKLASENRKKFEEKDIFAVDLVGAVGSGKTSLLETLIDEMDDKIGVIAGDILSKFDAKRIENKNVPVKGLNTGKECHLDAHLVEHALPDIPLDDISILFIENVGNLICPADFNLGAHVRTVIISVTEGDDTAEKHPMIFKGADMAIINKVDLAEAVGADADKMVEDVKTINPDIPVVKCSLKTGEGVDEIISLYKKFQNKE
- a CDS encoding ribose-phosphate diphosphokinase, with amino-acid sequence MIIGGSASQALATEVAREMNDKLCSVETKKFPDGERYFRIKDEISEDEHVIIIQSTGYPQDENMMELFFILDTLSDMNVTNITLVSPYLGYSRQERRFKEIECISAKATAKLIQTMGVKHLISINLHEESICDLYDIPVDNLSAMPAIAEHIRENYPEKKPIILAPDKGAENFAKEVATLLNTDHDYLEKVRLSPEKVKTKTKNISVKNRAVIIIDDIISTGGTIVNAINILKQQGAKAVDVICVHPVLVNDAILKINAAGSNSVQATNTLKSEVAKISVAKTIANHLKNI
- a CDS encoding DUF354 domain-containing protein — its product is MKIWIDIVNTPHVRFFNGIIKKLRKDGHEVLITARDFSNIHDLLDIFGLEYTSIGDHGVTLEEKLLSSTKRAYDLSKFISKEDIDIAITKHSIELPRVAFGLGIPNIFILDNEHAIAANKLTLPLTNKLIIPEIFDVWNTIKFGMNPNNIVQYNGTCEITHLEDFKYNEKILETLNLDLDDNKKIILMRPEPSLASYLHTDCTKSVLTPIVNELKDIANILVIPRFKAQSTIFKDIPHVHVIKTPVDTFSLTKRADLLIGAGGTMNREAALLKTPVISCYPGKVLSVDKYYIEKGLMKRSTDLNEIIKLAKELLTKKSKEVELKTDNLIDLIVDEIYKTYKEFNK
- the hypA gene encoding hydrogenase maturation nickel metallochaperone HypA, whose translation is MHELSMANSMVEAILDTAKKNNAIKITEAILEVGELTMLNPEQLRFMMDILREDTIFEDAEIIINMIPIEVECEDCGFHGISKTDEGMDHLMAVATCPECDNTHVHILKGQECNIKTIKIEREDENA